A genomic region of Equus caballus isolate H_3958 breed thoroughbred unplaced genomic scaffold, TB-T2T haplotype2-0000437, whole genome shotgun sequence contains the following coding sequences:
- the LOC138922996 gene encoding disks large-associated protein 5-like isoform X3, which yields MRIRHLSSDMCCISAEDLIPLAAGQKRLLKAEIFKQFEELVDNLEYKQSEKDTTCADLDGFWDMASFQIQDLRHKFNSLTILEECGWEKACSTSKDVFQDKFVSGIASEPKQDGAGIPDGGRLAAVKKAVRERMQPGERAEAVGSAVPKEVDHIMFDAGSFRIESPVKSFSVFDNKNLMTECHLLDSPRPGCSDPFTQVEK from the exons ATGAGGATCAGACATCTCAGCAGCGACATGTGCTGCATTTCAG CAGAAGATCTCATTCCCCTCGCAGCTGGTCAAAAAAGGCTCCTTAAGGCAGAAATATTCAAACAGTTTGAAGAACTGGTGGACAACTTGGAATACAAACAAAGCGAAAAGGATACCACCTGTGCAGACCTGGATGGATTCTGGGACATGGCCAGCTTTCAG ATACAGGATCTGCGCCACAAATTCAACAGTCTCACCATACTTGAGGAGTGTGGATGGGAGAAAGCCTGCAGTACGAGCAAAGATGTGTTTCAG GACAAATTTGTTTCAGGTATAGCGAGTGAACCAAAACAGGATGGTGCTGGGATCCCAGACGGGGGTCGCCTCGCTGCTGTGAAGAAGGCAGTGAGAGAGAGGATGCAGCCGGGAGAGCGTGCTGAGGCCGTGGGCTCTGCGGTGCCGAAGGAAGTTGATCATATAATGTTTGACGCTGGATCTTTTAGAATCGAAAGTCCCGTTAAATCGTTCTCAG tatttgataataaaaatctCATGACTGAATGCCATCTTCTTGATTCA CCACGCCCGGGGTGCAGTGATCCCTTCACGCAGGTGGAGAAGTGA
- the LOC138922996 gene encoding disks large-associated protein 5-like isoform X2 has product MRIRHLSSDMCCISEDLIPLAAGQKRLLKAEIFKQFEELVDNLEYKQSEKDTTCADLDGFWDMASFQIQDLRHKFNSLTILEECGWEKACSTSKDVFQDKFVSGIASEPKQDGAGIPDGGRLAAVKKAVRERMQPGERAEAVGSAVPKEVDHIMFDAGSFRIESPVKSFSAVFDNKNLMTECHLLDSPRPGCSDPFTQVEK; this is encoded by the exons ATGAGGATCAGACATCTCAGCAGCGACATGTGCTGCATTTCAG AAGATCTCATTCCCCTCGCAGCTGGTCAAAAAAGGCTCCTTAAGGCAGAAATATTCAAACAGTTTGAAGAACTGGTGGACAACTTGGAATACAAACAAAGCGAAAAGGATACCACCTGTGCAGACCTGGATGGATTCTGGGACATGGCCAGCTTTCAG ATACAGGATCTGCGCCACAAATTCAACAGTCTCACCATACTTGAGGAGTGTGGATGGGAGAAAGCCTGCAGTACGAGCAAAGATGTGTTTCAG GACAAATTTGTTTCAGGTATAGCGAGTGAACCAAAACAGGATGGTGCTGGGATCCCAGACGGGGGTCGCCTCGCTGCTGTGAAGAAGGCAGTGAGAGAGAGGATGCAGCCGGGAGAGCGTGCTGAGGCCGTGGGCTCTGCGGTGCCGAAGGAAGTTGATCATATAATGTTTGACGCTGGATCTTTTAGAATCGAAAGTCCCGTTAAATCGTTCTCAG cagtatttgataataaaaatctCATGACTGAATGCCATCTTCTTGATTCA CCACGCCCGGGGTGCAGTGATCCCTTCACGCAGGTGGAGAAGTGA
- the LOC138922996 gene encoding disks large-associated protein 5-like isoform X1 produces the protein MRIRHLSSDMCCISAEDLIPLAAGQKRLLKAEIFKQFEELVDNLEYKQSEKDTTCADLDGFWDMASFQIQDLRHKFNSLTILEECGWEKACSTSKDVFQDKFVSGIASEPKQDGAGIPDGGRLAAVKKAVRERMQPGERAEAVGSAVPKEVDHIMFDAGSFRIESPVKSFSAVFDNKNLMTECHLLDSPRPGCSDPFTQVEK, from the exons ATGAGGATCAGACATCTCAGCAGCGACATGTGCTGCATTTCAG CAGAAGATCTCATTCCCCTCGCAGCTGGTCAAAAAAGGCTCCTTAAGGCAGAAATATTCAAACAGTTTGAAGAACTGGTGGACAACTTGGAATACAAACAAAGCGAAAAGGATACCACCTGTGCAGACCTGGATGGATTCTGGGACATGGCCAGCTTTCAG ATACAGGATCTGCGCCACAAATTCAACAGTCTCACCATACTTGAGGAGTGTGGATGGGAGAAAGCCTGCAGTACGAGCAAAGATGTGTTTCAG GACAAATTTGTTTCAGGTATAGCGAGTGAACCAAAACAGGATGGTGCTGGGATCCCAGACGGGGGTCGCCTCGCTGCTGTGAAGAAGGCAGTGAGAGAGAGGATGCAGCCGGGAGAGCGTGCTGAGGCCGTGGGCTCTGCGGTGCCGAAGGAAGTTGATCATATAATGTTTGACGCTGGATCTTTTAGAATCGAAAGTCCCGTTAAATCGTTCTCAG cagtatttgataataaaaatctCATGACTGAATGCCATCTTCTTGATTCA CCACGCCCGGGGTGCAGTGATCCCTTCACGCAGGTGGAGAAGTGA
- the LOC138922996 gene encoding disks large-associated protein 5-like isoform X5 yields MASFQIQDLRHKFNSLTILEECGWEKACSTSKDVFQDKFVSGIASEPKQDGAGIPDGGRLAAVKKAVRERMQPGERAEAVGSAVPKEVDHIMFDAGSFRIESPVKSFSAVFDNKNLMTECHLLDSPRPGCSDPFTQVEK; encoded by the exons ATGGCCAGCTTTCAG ATACAGGATCTGCGCCACAAATTCAACAGTCTCACCATACTTGAGGAGTGTGGATGGGAGAAAGCCTGCAGTACGAGCAAAGATGTGTTTCAG GACAAATTTGTTTCAGGTATAGCGAGTGAACCAAAACAGGATGGTGCTGGGATCCCAGACGGGGGTCGCCTCGCTGCTGTGAAGAAGGCAGTGAGAGAGAGGATGCAGCCGGGAGAGCGTGCTGAGGCCGTGGGCTCTGCGGTGCCGAAGGAAGTTGATCATATAATGTTTGACGCTGGATCTTTTAGAATCGAAAGTCCCGTTAAATCGTTCTCAG cagtatttgataataaaaatctCATGACTGAATGCCATCTTCTTGATTCA CCACGCCCGGGGTGCAGTGATCCCTTCACGCAGGTGGAGAAGTGA
- the LOC138922996 gene encoding disks large-associated protein 5-like isoform X4 encodes MRIRHLSSDMCCISAEDLIPLAAGQKRLLKAEIFKQFEELVDNLEYKQSEKDTTCADLDGFWDMASFQIQDLRHKFNSLTILEECGWEKACSTSKDVFQDKFVSGIASEPKQDGAGIPDGGRLAAVKKAVRERMQPGERAEAVGSAVPKEVDHIMFDAGSFRIESPVKSFSATPGVQ; translated from the exons ATGAGGATCAGACATCTCAGCAGCGACATGTGCTGCATTTCAG CAGAAGATCTCATTCCCCTCGCAGCTGGTCAAAAAAGGCTCCTTAAGGCAGAAATATTCAAACAGTTTGAAGAACTGGTGGACAACTTGGAATACAAACAAAGCGAAAAGGATACCACCTGTGCAGACCTGGATGGATTCTGGGACATGGCCAGCTTTCAG ATACAGGATCTGCGCCACAAATTCAACAGTCTCACCATACTTGAGGAGTGTGGATGGGAGAAAGCCTGCAGTACGAGCAAAGATGTGTTTCAG GACAAATTTGTTTCAGGTATAGCGAGTGAACCAAAACAGGATGGTGCTGGGATCCCAGACGGGGGTCGCCTCGCTGCTGTGAAGAAGGCAGTGAGAGAGAGGATGCAGCCGGGAGAGCGTGCTGAGGCCGTGGGCTCTGCGGTGCCGAAGGAAGTTGATCATATAATGTTTGACGCTGGATCTTTTAGAATCGAAAGTCCCGTTAAATCGTTCTCAG CCACGCCCGGGGTGCAGTGA